In the Larimichthys crocea isolate SSNF chromosome XXI, L_crocea_2.0, whole genome shotgun sequence genome, one interval contains:
- the LOC104940469 gene encoding transcription factor Maf — translation MASELAMSNSDLPTSPLAMEYVNDFDLMKFEVKKEPVEPDRSISQCSRLVAGGSLSSTPMSTPCSSVPPSPSFSAPSPGSGSEQKAHLEDFYWMTGYQQQLNPEALGFSPEDAVEALISSSHQLQTFDGYTRGQQYGGAAGAGGAMAGEEMGSAAAVVSAVIAAAAAQNGTPHHHHHHHHHHHAGAHHPSSGSQSGGGAGGNHQHLRLEDRFSDEQLVTMSVRELNRQLRGVSKEEVIRLKQKRRTLKNRGYAQSCRYKRVQQRHVLEGEKTQLIQQVDHLKQEISRLARERDAYKEKYEKLISTGFRENGGSSSDNNPSSPEFFMTSRKFLHL, via the coding sequence ATGGCATCAGAGCTGGCAATGAGCAACTCCGACCTGCCCACCAGTCCCCTGGCCATGGAATATGTTAATGACTTCGATCTGATGAAGTTTGAAGTGAAAAAGGAGCCGGTGGAGCCCGATCGCAGCATCAGCCAGTGCAGCCGCCTGGTCGCCGGGGGATCCCTATCTTCCACCCCGATGAGCACGCCTTGCAGCTCGGTTCCCCCCTCTCCAAGCTTCTCGGCGCCCAGTCCGGGATCAGGGAGCGAACAGAAGGCTCACTTGGAGGATTTCTACTGGATGACCGGGTACCAACAGCAGTTGAACCCCGAGGCTCTGGGCTTTAGCCCGGAGGACGCCGTAGAGGCGCTGATCAGCAGCAGTCACCAGCTCCAGACCTTCGATGGCTATACCAGAGGGCAGCAGTACGGCGGCGCAGCCGGGGCAGGAGGCGCCATGGCCGGGGAGGAGATGGGATCAGCGGCCGCCGTGGTGTCCGCGGTTATCGCTGCAGCCGCAGCCCAGAATGGgactccccaccaccaccaccaccaccatcaccaccaccacgcaGGGGCACACCATCCCTCCTCCGGGTCTCAGTCCGGCGGCGGCGCGGGGGGAAACCACCAACACTTGCGCTTGGAAGATCGGTTCTCGGACGAGCAGCTGGTGACCATGTCGGTGCGGGAATTGAACCGGCAGCTCCGGGGGGTCAGCAAGGAAGAGGTGATCCGtctgaaacagaagaggaggacgCTAAAGAACAGAGGCTATGCCCAGTCCTGCCGGTACAAGCGGGTCCAGCAGCGGCACGTCCTGGAGGGAGAGAAGACGCAACTCATACAGCAGGTGGACCACCTCAAGCAGGAGATCTCCCGGCTGGCCAGGGAGAGGGACGCCTACAAGGAGAAATACGAGAAGCTGATCAGCACCGGCTTCAGAGAAAACGGAGGTTCCAGCAGCGACAACAACCCCTCATCTCCGGAGTTTTTCAT